The following are from one region of the Arachis duranensis cultivar V14167 chromosome 10, aradu.V14167.gnm2.J7QH, whole genome shotgun sequence genome:
- the LOC107471541 gene encoding wax ester synthase/diacylglycerol acyltransferase 4, with the protein MKNDFDEEEIPAEPVSPTGQYLNSTSLCVYILGVLESDVPIDDSHTLSLLQHVFLPINTRFSSIMTRDKNGEKKWMKVEVKLEDHIKVPNFSNEKSSSSLLLYDEDVDEYMSKIAMEYLPQNRPLWEIHIIKYPTRNAAGTLVFKLHHALGDGYSLMGALLSCLQRLDNPNLPFTLPSSNKKLLPKSSTIFKNNIFSSAFHSMSDFGWSILKSSLVEDDHTPIRSCGEDNKLRQVTISSVTFSFDHIKEVKSLLGVSINDVLAGLIFLGIRLYMQDIDLKSRNSQSTALVLFNTRNIRGYKSVKEMVEKSNNNGASWGNRFAFLHVPIPELSDSKYANPLEFIWEAQKEITRKKSSWATHLTAMFLNMVKRLLGSEAAARYVHSTLRNSSTTVSSIIGPVEQMALANHPIKGLYFMVVGPPESLTITIMSYIGKLRIAFGLEKGFMDKEKFKLCMEKSLEMIISAARNIST; encoded by the exons atgaaaaatgattttgatGAGGAAGAAATTCCAGCAGAGCCTGTGAGTCCAACTGGGCAATACTTGAACAGCACTTCATTGTGTGTTTACATTCTTGGTGTCTTGGAATCTGATGTTCCAATCGATGATAGCCACACACTTTCACTACTTCAACATGTTTTTCTCCCCATCAACACACGCTTCTCTTCCATCatg ACAAGGGACAAAAATGGAGAGAAAAAATGGATGAAGGTTGAAGTGAAGCTAGAGGATCACATAAAGGTACCCAATTTTTCCAAtgaaaaatcatcatcatcattattattatatgatgaAGATGTTGATGAATATATGTCCAAAATAGCAATGGAATATTTACCACAGAATAGGCCACTTTGGGAAATTCACATAATCAAATACCCAACAAGAAATGCAGCTGGCACATTGGTGTTCAAACTTCACCATGCACTTGGTGATGGTTACTCTCTAATGGGTGCTCTTCTTTCATGCTTGCAAAGACTTGATAACCCTAATCTTCCATTCACACTCCCTTcaagtaacaaaaaattattacccAAATCTtcaacaattttcaaaaataatattttctccTCTGCATTCCACTCTATGTCTGATTTTGGATGGAGCATATTAAAAAGTAGCTTGGTTGAAGATGATCACACACCAATTAGGTCTTGTGGTGAAGACAACAAGCTTAGGCAAGTTACCATCTCAAGTGTCACTTTTTCATTTGACCACATCAAAGAAGTCAAATCTCTACTTGGAGTG AGCATAAACGACGTGCTAGCTGGCTTAATTTTCTTGGGCATTCGACTGTACATGCAAGACATTGATCTGAAATCAAGAAATTCTCAGTCCACAGCACTTGTTTTGTTCAATACAAGAAACATAAGAGGATACAAATCTGTTAAGGAAATGGTTGAAAAGAGTAACAACAATGGTGCTTCGTGGGGGAACAGATTTGCATTCTTGCATGTTCCAATTCCAGAATTAAGTGATTCCAAATATGCAAACCCACTTGAGTTCATATGGGAGGCTCAGAAAGAGATTACTAGAAAGAAAAGTTCTTGGGCTACTCATCTTACTGCCATGTTCTTAAATATGGTCAAGAGACTCCTGGGCTCTGAG GCTGCGGCTAGATACGTGCATAGCACACTGAGGAACTCAAGCACCACTGTTTCAAGCATCATTGGGCCAGTGGAACAAATGGCTTTGGCTAATCATCCAATCAAAGGTTTATATTTTATGGTAGTTGGTCCACCAGAG AGTCTCACCATAACTATCATGAGCTACATCGGGAAGCTAAGAATTGCATTTGGATTGGAAAAGGGGTTTATGGACAAGGAAAAATTCAAATTGTGTATGGAAAAATCTCTTGAGATGATAATTTCAGCAGCAAGAAATATTTCTACGTAA
- the LOC107471474 gene encoding uncharacterized protein LOC107471474, giving the protein MAEVMQLRESGGLLRKRKLGKKQGHKKKPKLMPPPHGQKKVKVDKKMKKLFRKRAREYNSDDDDEDEEENEASVPTTTNKHNGDEIDSEEPSEDEGKTEGGRKGWNKNATDEDNEFSEDEGGEDDGVVQPGIMKFTEGVRAFKMAFRNIINKSVSEDLLGPILSGHKKLIADKLAEEEAERETKGEAKKEKQKLAEKGHVTPANYLVPHEKFLISVATKGVVKLFNAVNKAQSAQKGLDPSRTKDAKEIKKRTKAAFFSELGKPSFTATGTSAKANARTGKVEDEQPAWAPLQDNYMLTSAKLKNWDKMPDKSVSDEVERASEDSSSDED; this is encoded by the exons ATGGCTGAAGTAATGCAATTGCGCGAGTCTGGAGGACTTTTAAGAAAGAGGAAGCTTGGTAAAAAGCAAGGACATAAGAAAAAGCCAAAGTTGATGCCACCACCACATGGACAGAAGAAAGTTAAAGTAgacaagaaaatgaagaaactcTTCCGCAAGCGTGCACGCGAGTATaattctgatgatgatgatgaagatgaagaagaaaatgaggCCAGTGTACCTACTACCACCAACAAACACAATGGGGACGAGATAGATAGTGAAGAGCCATCTGAAGACGAGGGCAAAACAGAAGGAGGACGAAAAGGGTGGAATAAGAATGCAACTGATGAGGATAATGAATTTTCTGAGGATGAAGGAGGAGAAGACGATGGTGTAGTTCAGCCAGGAATTATGAAATTCACCGAGGGGGTTAGGGCATTTAAGATGGCTTTCAGGaatattataaataagagtGTTTCCGAGGACTTGTTG GGTCCAATATTATCTGGGCACAAGAAGCTTATTGCCGACAAGCTTGCAGAGGAAGAAGCAGAGAGAGAGACCAAGGGGGAGGCAAAAAAGGAAAAGCAGAAG TTAGCAGAAAAGGGGCATGTCACACCTGCTAACTATTTGGTTCCACATGAAAAGTTTTTAATAAGTGTTGCTACCAAAGGAG TGGTCAAGTTGTTCAATGCT GTCAACAAGGCACAGTCTGCTCAAAAAGGGTTAGACCCCTCAAGGACTAAGGATGCAAAAG AGATAAAAAAGCGGACCAAAGCAGCCTTCTTTTCAGAGCTAGGGAAGCCATCGTTTACAGCAACTGGCACCTCAGCAAAG GCGAATGCACGTACAGGCAAGGTAGAAGATGAACAGCCTGCCTGGGCTCCGTTACAAGACAATTATATGCTCACAAGTGCAAAACTAAAGAATTGGGACAAAATGCCA GATAAAAGTGTCTCAGATGAGGTTGAAAGGGCATCTGAAGATAGTAGTTCAGATGAAGATTAA
- the LOC107471475 gene encoding LOB domain-containing protein 40, whose protein sequence is MRMSCNGCRVLRKGCSEDCTIRPCLDWIKSAESQANATLFLAKFYGRAGLINLINAGPNHLRPAVFRSLLYEACGRIVNPIYGSVGLLWSGSWQLCQAAVEAVLKGLPITPINSELAESGRGPPFKAHDIRHVSKPHNNTVTVASHETKRVKTRSRIKKPKVAEVAKRASSHESSLSHERMEAVATAAEGESKEIESDVSVETTTTTTTVRFHDEPDSDAKGRGGSAEVCGNEVGLELTLGFETVSREHHDVVVPMKKRRIDLKDFCGGVSSDNGSCKMELGLQFQAFNGSVLT, encoded by the exons ATGAGGATGAGTTGTAACGGATGCAGAGTGTTGAGGAAAGGGTGCAGCGAGGATTGTACCATAAGACCGTGTTTGGATTGGATCAAGAGCGCAGAGTCTCAAGCCAATGCTACTCTCTTCCTTGCTAAGTTCTATGGCCGCGCTGGTCTCATCAACCTCATCAACGCTGGCCCCAATCACCTTCGTCCTG CGGTTTTTCGTTCGTTATTATACGAGGCATGCGGGAGAATAGTGAACCCGATTTATGGATCGGTGGGTTTGTTGTGGTCGGGGAGCTGGCAGCTCTGCCAAGCCGCCGTCGAAGCGGTTTTGAAGGGACTGCCGATCACGCCGATAAATTCGGAGCTGGCGGAGAGCGGACGGGGTCCACCTTTCAAGGCTCATGACATACGCCACGTGTCCAAGCCTCATAACAACACCGTAACCGTCGCGTCTCACGAAACTAAGCGAGTCAAGACTCGCTCCCGAATCAAGAAGCCCAAGGTGGCCGAGGTTGCGAAGCGCGCGTCGAGTCACGAGTCATCGCTGAGCCACGAACGGATGGAGGCGGTTGCTACGGCGGCGGAAGGAGAGAGCAAGGAGATCGAAAGTGACGTGTCGGTGGAGACGACTACGACTACGACTACGGTTCGGTTCCATGACGAACCGGATTCTGATGCAAAGGGGAGGGGTGGTTCGGCCGAAGTCTGCGGGAACGAGGTTGGGTTGGAGCTGACGCTGGGGTTTGAAACGGTGTCACGTGAGCATCATGACGTTGTGGTGCCAATGAAGAAGAGGAGAATTGATTTGAAGGATTTTTGTGGCGGGGTAAGTAGTGATAACGGTTCGTGCAAGATGGAGTTGGGACTTCAGTTCCAGGCTTTCAACGGTTCAGTTTTGACTTGA